In Stigmatopora nigra isolate UIUO_SnigA chromosome 18, RoL_Snig_1.1, whole genome shotgun sequence, one genomic interval encodes:
- the LOC144211382 gene encoding thyroid hormone receptor alpha-B isoform X1, producing the protein MEHMPKEQEPNPLEGEEKRWLNGPKRKRKNSQCSVKSMTGYIPSYLEKDEPCVVCGDKATGYHYRCITCEGCKGFFRRTIQKNLHPAYSCKYEGCCIIDKITRNQCQLCRFKKCIAVGMAMDLVLDDSKRVAKRRLIEENRERRKKEEMVKTLQNRPEPTGSEWELIHMVTEAHRHTNAQGSQWKQKRKFLPDKIGQSPVAPTSDGDKVDLEAFSEFTKIITPAITRVVDFAKKLHMFSELPCEDQIILLKGCCMEIMSLRAAMRYDPESETLTLSGEMAVKREQLKNGGLGVVSDAIFDLGKSLAQFNLDDTEVALLQAVLLMSSDRSGLTCVDKIEKCQETYLLAFEHYINYRKHNIPHFWPKLLMKVTDLRMIGACHASRFLHMKVECPNELFPPLFLEVFEDQEV; encoded by the exons GGTACATCCCCAGCTATCTGGAGAAGGATGAGCCGTGCGTGGTGTGTGGCGACAAGGCTACGGGATACCACTACCGTTGCATTACCTGTGAGGGCTGCAAG GGTTTCTTTCGCCGAACCATCCAGAAGAACCTGCACCCCGCCTACTCGTGCAAGTACGAAGGCTGCTGCATCATCGACAAAATCACGCGCAACCAATGTCAGCTATGCCGCTTCAAGAAATGCATCGCCGTCGGAATGGCCATGGACC TGGTCTTGGACGACTCCAAACGGGTGGCCAAACGGCGCCTGATCGAGGAAAACCGCGAGCGCCGCAAGAAGGAGGAAATGGTCAAAACGCTTCAGAATCGGCCGGAGCCCACCGGGTCAGAGTGGGAGTTGATCCACATGGTGACGGAAGCCCACCGCCACACCAACGCTCAGGGCTCCCAGTGGAAGCAAAAGCGCAAATTCCTG CCGGACAAAATTGGCCAATCACCTGTGGCGCCCACATCGGACGGCGACAAAGTTGACTTGGAGGCCTTCAGCGAGTTCACCAAGATCATCACTCCTGCCATCACGCGAGTGGTCGACTTTGCCAAAAAACTGCACATGTTCTCAGAG ttgccctgcgaagaccagatcatTCTGCTAAAGGGCTGCTGCATGGAGATTATGTCGCTACGCGCCGCCATGCGCTACGACCCCGAAAGTGAGACGTTGACGCTGAGCGGCGAGATGGCGGTCAAGCGCGAGCAGCTCAAAAACGGCGGGTTGGGCGTGGTGTCGGACGCCATCTTCGACTTGGGCAAAAGCTTGGCACAGTTCAACCTGGACGACACGGAAGTGGCGCTGCTGCAAGCTGTGCTGCTCATGAGCTCAG ACCGCTCCGGCTTGACGTGCGTGGACAAGATCGAAAAGTGCCAGGAGACGTACCTACTGGCGTTCGAGCACTACATCAACTACCGCAAGCACAACATTCCTCACTTCTGGCCCAAGTTGCTGATGAAAGTGACGGACTTGCGCATGATCGGCGCCTGCCACGCCAGCCGCTTCCTGCACATGAAGGTGGAATGTCCCAACGAACTCTTCCCGCCGCTTTTCCTGGAGGTCTTTGAGGACCAGGAAGTGTGA
- the LOC144211382 gene encoding thyroid hormone receptor alpha-B isoform X2, with protein sequence MHLLSSLCVTRWLNGPKRKRKNSQCSVKSMTGYIPSYLEKDEPCVVCGDKATGYHYRCITCEGCKGFFRRTIQKNLHPAYSCKYEGCCIIDKITRNQCQLCRFKKCIAVGMAMDLVLDDSKRVAKRRLIEENRERRKKEEMVKTLQNRPEPTGSEWELIHMVTEAHRHTNAQGSQWKQKRKFLPDKIGQSPVAPTSDGDKVDLEAFSEFTKIITPAITRVVDFAKKLHMFSELPCEDQIILLKGCCMEIMSLRAAMRYDPESETLTLSGEMAVKREQLKNGGLGVVSDAIFDLGKSLAQFNLDDTEVALLQAVLLMSSDRSGLTCVDKIEKCQETYLLAFEHYINYRKHNIPHFWPKLLMKVTDLRMIGACHASRFLHMKVECPNELFPPLFLEVFEDQEV encoded by the exons GGTACATCCCCAGCTATCTGGAGAAGGATGAGCCGTGCGTGGTGTGTGGCGACAAGGCTACGGGATACCACTACCGTTGCATTACCTGTGAGGGCTGCAAG GGTTTCTTTCGCCGAACCATCCAGAAGAACCTGCACCCCGCCTACTCGTGCAAGTACGAAGGCTGCTGCATCATCGACAAAATCACGCGCAACCAATGTCAGCTATGCCGCTTCAAGAAATGCATCGCCGTCGGAATGGCCATGGACC TGGTCTTGGACGACTCCAAACGGGTGGCCAAACGGCGCCTGATCGAGGAAAACCGCGAGCGCCGCAAGAAGGAGGAAATGGTCAAAACGCTTCAGAATCGGCCGGAGCCCACCGGGTCAGAGTGGGAGTTGATCCACATGGTGACGGAAGCCCACCGCCACACCAACGCTCAGGGCTCCCAGTGGAAGCAAAAGCGCAAATTCCTG CCGGACAAAATTGGCCAATCACCTGTGGCGCCCACATCGGACGGCGACAAAGTTGACTTGGAGGCCTTCAGCGAGTTCACCAAGATCATCACTCCTGCCATCACGCGAGTGGTCGACTTTGCCAAAAAACTGCACATGTTCTCAGAG ttgccctgcgaagaccagatcatTCTGCTAAAGGGCTGCTGCATGGAGATTATGTCGCTACGCGCCGCCATGCGCTACGACCCCGAAAGTGAGACGTTGACGCTGAGCGGCGAGATGGCGGTCAAGCGCGAGCAGCTCAAAAACGGCGGGTTGGGCGTGGTGTCGGACGCCATCTTCGACTTGGGCAAAAGCTTGGCACAGTTCAACCTGGACGACACGGAAGTGGCGCTGCTGCAAGCTGTGCTGCTCATGAGCTCAG ACCGCTCCGGCTTGACGTGCGTGGACAAGATCGAAAAGTGCCAGGAGACGTACCTACTGGCGTTCGAGCACTACATCAACTACCGCAAGCACAACATTCCTCACTTCTGGCCCAAGTTGCTGATGAAAGTGACGGACTTGCGCATGATCGGCGCCTGCCACGCCAGCCGCTTCCTGCACATGAAGGTGGAATGTCCCAACGAACTCTTCCCGCCGCTTTTCCTGGAGGTCTTTGAGGACCAGGAAGTGTGA